Proteins encoded in a region of the Esox lucius isolate fEsoLuc1 chromosome 9, fEsoLuc1.pri, whole genome shotgun sequence genome:
- the LOC105029853 gene encoding zinc finger protein 585A-like isoform X3, whose product MLPNSNNQLLAQRPHRLLSGDSADPPNPPLSCFTDSNHPKSLVSDCNYSGLNNCSEIPRFNIMVKEEPEDVDDTGESPDFSSSGEALTEPEYRENQHSKQPWVGRSKAHPSNGSRPMRTHTQSEKVPPMCSVCGKAFAYPSKLKRHLRTHTGEKPYQCSVCSKHFSEKKNLQRHQKEHTGEKPFCCSVCGKRFTEAATLNSHLRIHTGEKPHSCSTCGKQFRLIGDRNRHQKGHTRPFSCSVCKKCFTQVKTLNRHIWIHTGEKLHSCSLCGMLFREKGDLNGHQKLHSGEKRFSCSLCGNSFLSSSYLIEHQRTHEGKAQSVELGSQHQVSVAEEESGLSPVPEVRVKEEQEDPAFERVDHCSNNEASPPTSGELEQHQENHTVEKPYLCMLCGKQFSVKGNLIKHQRRHTGGKLYPCADSGKCFSFVSVLKRHSLSHTGKKPYSCPLSGKHFTTQNLSNHKQTKTGQKRYSCSLCGTTFLKYMAYWRHKRFHTKLNFRDHEQLCTRRKPYSFSLCGMTFSKYMIYWRHKWLRIEESPHSCSVCGKQFCEKDALKKHQKNHAGEKSYSCHICGKSFNFANVLSQHLLTHSEKKPYSCSVCERGFAKAETLSSHFRTHSVEKPHSCSVCGKSFARAQNLRSHLRTHTGEKPHSCSVCGKSFARVQNLKSHLRTHTGEKPHSCSLCGESFARAQSLSSHLLKHTGEKPHSCTVCGKQFAEKGALNKHQKVHTGEKPFSCSVCGKCFSSSSYRNQHQRMHTGVSKAAGQESLQQVSFGESGLSLVLDIKVKGEEEGPAIAERKDHCSDHIESPSTSGECGQRQDILTAKSTFCCSVCGRDCQKLSALLIHMRIHTGEKPYTCSLCEKQFRQKIHLRDHQKVHTGEKPYACPKCDKRFGFASALKRHQKLHTR is encoded by the exons ATGTTGCCTAACTCGAACAATCAACTATTGGCTCAAAGACCACATCGTTTGCTGTCGGGG GATTCTGCTGACCCACCCAACCCGCCTCTTTCCTGCTTCACTGATTCCAATCACCCAAAGTCACTGGTTTCTGACTGTAATTATAGTGGCCTGAACAACTGCAGTGAAATACCCAGATTTAATATCATGGTCAAAGAGGAGCCTGAAGATGTGGATGATACTG GGGAGAGTCCGGACTTCAGCAGTAGTGGTGAGGCATTGACAGAACCTGAATACCGGGAGAATCAACACTCTAAGCAGCCTTGGGTTGGAAGGAGCAAGGCTCACCCATCTAATGGCAGTAGACCtatgaggacacacacacaatctgaaaAGGTGCCCCcgatgtgttcagtgtgtggaAAAGCATTTGCCTACCCATCCAAACTAAAAAGACacctcagaacacacacaggagagaagccttaccaGTGCTCTGTGTGTAGTAAGCACTTTAGTGAGAAGAAGAACCTGCAAAGACACCAGAAAgaacacacaggagagaagccgtTTTGTTGCTCTGTGTGTGGGAAGAGATTTACAGAAGCAGCAACCCTGAATAGTCACCTCCggatacacactggagagaaacctcaCTCCTGCTCTACATGTGGGAAGCAATTCCGTCTAATTGGGGACAGGAATAGACATCAGAAAGGGCATACTAGACCCTTCAGTTGTTCTGTATGTAAAAAGTGTTTTACCCAAGTGAAAACCTTAAATAGGCATATTTGgatacatacaggagagaaactTCACTCTTGCTCGCTATGTGGGATGCTGTTCCGTGAGAAGGGAGACCTGAATGGACACCAGAAATTACACTCTGGAGAGAAGCGATTCAGTTGCTCCTTGTGTGGGAACAGTTTTCTTTCTTCGTCATATCTCATTGAACATCAGAGAACACACGAAGGAAAGGCTCAATCTGTGGAACTGGGATCACAACATCAGGTGTCTGTAGCTGAAGAGGAGTCCGGTCTCAGTCCAGTACCAGAAGTCAGAGTGAAAGAAGAGCAGGAAGACCCTGCTTTTG AGAGAGTGGACCACTGCTCTAATAATGAAGCCAGTCCCCCTACATCAGGAGAACTTGAACAGCATCAGGAGAACCACACTGTCGAGAAACCCTACCTCTGCATGCTATGCGGAAAGCAATTTAGTGTGAAGGGAAACTTAATCAAACACCAGAGAAGACACACTGGAGGAAAGCTGTACCCCTGCGCAGACAGCgggaaatgtttttcttttgtatcAGTCTTGAAAAGACACTCGCTATCACACACTGGAAAGAAACCTTACTCCTGCCCTCTGTCTGGGAAGCATTTTACCACGCAAAACCTGAGCAATCATAAGCAAACCAAAACTGGACAAAAGCGTTACTCTTGTTCACTGTGTGGAACGACTTTCTTAAAATATATGGCATACTGGAGGCATAAGCGGTTTCACACAAAACTAAACTTCAGAGATCATGAACAATTATGCACCAGACGAAAGCCTTACTCCTTCTCACTGTGTGGAATGACTTTCtcaaaatatatgatatattgGAGACACAAGTGGTTACGCATAGAAGAGAGCCCTCACtcctgttctgtgtgtgggaaGCAGTTCTGTGAAAAGGATGCCTTGAAGAAACATCAGAAAAATCATGCAGGAGAGAAGTCTTACTCCTGCCACATCTGTGGAAAAAGTTTTAATTTTGCTAATGTTTTAAGCCAACATCTGCTTACACACTCAGAAAAGAAACCCTATTCCTGCTCTGTTTGTGAGAGGGGTTTTGCCAAAGCAGAAACATTGAGTAGTCATTTTCGAACTCACAGTGTAGAGAAACCTCACTCCTGCTCTGTCTGTGGAAAGAGTTTTGCCAGAGCACAAAACCTAAGGAGTCACCTTcggacacacacaggagagaaacctcaCTCCTGCTCTGTGTGCGGAAAAAGCTTTGCCAGAGTGCAAAACTTGAAGAGTCACCTTcggacacacacaggggagaaacctCACTCCTGCTCTTTGTGCGGGGAGAGTTTTGCCAGAGCACAATCGTTGAGTAGTCACCTCCTaaaacacacaggagagaaacctcaCTCCTGCACTGTGTGCGGGAAGCAATTTGCTGAGAAGGGAGCCCTGAACAAACACCAGAAAGttcatactggagagaaaccattcagttgctctgtgtgtggaaagtgtttttCGTCATCATCATATCGCAACCAACATCAGAGGATGCATACAGGAGTGAGTAAAGCTGCTGGCCAGGAATCACTACAGCAGGTTTCTTTTGGGGAGTCTGGTCTCAGTCTAGTACTGGATATTAAAGTCAAAGGGGAAGAGGAAGGTCCTGCTATTG CAGAGAGAAAAGACCACTGCTCTGACCATATAGAGAGTCCCTCCACATCAGGAGAATGTGGACAACGGCAGGACATTCTCACAGCTAAGAGCACCTTCTGCTGTTCAGTGTGCGGAAGAGATTGCCAAAAGCTTTCGGCACTGCTAATACATATGAGaatacacacaggagaaaagccaTACACCTGCTCTTTGTGTGAGAAGCAGTTTCGTCAAAAAATACACCTCCGAGATCACCAAAAAgtgcacactggagagaaaccttatgcCTGCCCCAAGTGTGACAAGCGATTTGGTTTTGCTTCAGCCTTGAAAAGACATCAGAAGTTACACACACGATAA
- the LOC105029853 gene encoding zinc finger protein 585A-like isoform X2 — MLPNSNNQLLAQRPHRLLSGDSADPPNPPLSCFTDSNHPKSLVSDCNYSGLNNCSEIPRFNIMVKEEPEDVDDTGESPDFSSSGEALTEPEYRENQHSKQPWVGRSKAHPSNGSRPMRTHTQSEKVPPMCSVCGKAFAYPSKLKRHLRTHTGEKPYQCSVCSKHFSEKKNLQRHQKEHTGEKPFCCSVCGKRFTEAATLNSHLRIHTGEKPHSCSTCGKQFRLIGDRNRHQKGHTRPFSCSVCKKCFTQVKTLNRHIWIHTGEKLHSCSLCGMLFREKGDLNGHQKLHSGEKRFSCSLCGNSFLSSSYLIEHQRTHEGKAQSVELGSQHQVSVAEEESGLSPVPEVRVKEEQEDPAFAERVDHCSNNEASPPTSGELEQHQENHTVEKPYLCMLCGKQFSVKGNLIKHQRRHTGGKLYPCADSGKCFSFVSVLKRHSLSHTGKKPYSCPLSGKHFTTQNLSNHKQTKTGQKRYSCSLCGTTFLKYMAYWRHKRFHTKLNFRDHEQLCTRRKPYSFSLCGMTFSKYMIYWRHKWLRIEESPHSCSVCGKQFCEKDALKKHQKNHAGEKSYSCHICGKSFNFANVLSQHLLTHSEKKPYSCSVCERGFAKAETLSSHFRTHSVEKPHSCSVCGKSFARAQNLRSHLRTHTGEKPHSCSVCGKSFARVQNLKSHLRTHTGEKPHSCSLCGESFARAQSLSSHLLKHTGEKPHSCTVCGKQFAEKGALNKHQKVHTGEKPFSCSVCGKCFSSSSYRNQHQRMHTGVSKAAGQESLQQVSFGESGLSLVLDIKVKGEEEGPAIERKDHCSDHIESPSTSGECGQRQDILTAKSTFCCSVCGRDCQKLSALLIHMRIHTGEKPYTCSLCEKQFRQKIHLRDHQKVHTGEKPYACPKCDKRFGFASALKRHQKLHTR, encoded by the exons ATGTTGCCTAACTCGAACAATCAACTATTGGCTCAAAGACCACATCGTTTGCTGTCGGGG GATTCTGCTGACCCACCCAACCCGCCTCTTTCCTGCTTCACTGATTCCAATCACCCAAAGTCACTGGTTTCTGACTGTAATTATAGTGGCCTGAACAACTGCAGTGAAATACCCAGATTTAATATCATGGTCAAAGAGGAGCCTGAAGATGTGGATGATACTG GGGAGAGTCCGGACTTCAGCAGTAGTGGTGAGGCATTGACAGAACCTGAATACCGGGAGAATCAACACTCTAAGCAGCCTTGGGTTGGAAGGAGCAAGGCTCACCCATCTAATGGCAGTAGACCtatgaggacacacacacaatctgaaaAGGTGCCCCcgatgtgttcagtgtgtggaAAAGCATTTGCCTACCCATCCAAACTAAAAAGACacctcagaacacacacaggagagaagccttaccaGTGCTCTGTGTGTAGTAAGCACTTTAGTGAGAAGAAGAACCTGCAAAGACACCAGAAAgaacacacaggagagaagccgtTTTGTTGCTCTGTGTGTGGGAAGAGATTTACAGAAGCAGCAACCCTGAATAGTCACCTCCggatacacactggagagaaacctcaCTCCTGCTCTACATGTGGGAAGCAATTCCGTCTAATTGGGGACAGGAATAGACATCAGAAAGGGCATACTAGACCCTTCAGTTGTTCTGTATGTAAAAAGTGTTTTACCCAAGTGAAAACCTTAAATAGGCATATTTGgatacatacaggagagaaactTCACTCTTGCTCGCTATGTGGGATGCTGTTCCGTGAGAAGGGAGACCTGAATGGACACCAGAAATTACACTCTGGAGAGAAGCGATTCAGTTGCTCCTTGTGTGGGAACAGTTTTCTTTCTTCGTCATATCTCATTGAACATCAGAGAACACACGAAGGAAAGGCTCAATCTGTGGAACTGGGATCACAACATCAGGTGTCTGTAGCTGAAGAGGAGTCCGGTCTCAGTCCAGTACCAGAAGTCAGAGTGAAAGAAGAGCAGGAAGACCCTGCTTTTG CAGAGAGAGTGGACCACTGCTCTAATAATGAAGCCAGTCCCCCTACATCAGGAGAACTTGAACAGCATCAGGAGAACCACACTGTCGAGAAACCCTACCTCTGCATGCTATGCGGAAAGCAATTTAGTGTGAAGGGAAACTTAATCAAACACCAGAGAAGACACACTGGAGGAAAGCTGTACCCCTGCGCAGACAGCgggaaatgtttttcttttgtatcAGTCTTGAAAAGACACTCGCTATCACACACTGGAAAGAAACCTTACTCCTGCCCTCTGTCTGGGAAGCATTTTACCACGCAAAACCTGAGCAATCATAAGCAAACCAAAACTGGACAAAAGCGTTACTCTTGTTCACTGTGTGGAACGACTTTCTTAAAATATATGGCATACTGGAGGCATAAGCGGTTTCACACAAAACTAAACTTCAGAGATCATGAACAATTATGCACCAGACGAAAGCCTTACTCCTTCTCACTGTGTGGAATGACTTTCtcaaaatatatgatatattgGAGACACAAGTGGTTACGCATAGAAGAGAGCCCTCACtcctgttctgtgtgtgggaaGCAGTTCTGTGAAAAGGATGCCTTGAAGAAACATCAGAAAAATCATGCAGGAGAGAAGTCTTACTCCTGCCACATCTGTGGAAAAAGTTTTAATTTTGCTAATGTTTTAAGCCAACATCTGCTTACACACTCAGAAAAGAAACCCTATTCCTGCTCTGTTTGTGAGAGGGGTTTTGCCAAAGCAGAAACATTGAGTAGTCATTTTCGAACTCACAGTGTAGAGAAACCTCACTCCTGCTCTGTCTGTGGAAAGAGTTTTGCCAGAGCACAAAACCTAAGGAGTCACCTTcggacacacacaggagagaaacctcaCTCCTGCTCTGTGTGCGGAAAAAGCTTTGCCAGAGTGCAAAACTTGAAGAGTCACCTTcggacacacacaggggagaaacctCACTCCTGCTCTTTGTGCGGGGAGAGTTTTGCCAGAGCACAATCGTTGAGTAGTCACCTCCTaaaacacacaggagagaaacctcaCTCCTGCACTGTGTGCGGGAAGCAATTTGCTGAGAAGGGAGCCCTGAACAAACACCAGAAAGttcatactggagagaaaccattcagttgctctgtgtgtggaaagtgtttttCGTCATCATCATATCGCAACCAACATCAGAGGATGCATACAGGAGTGAGTAAAGCTGCTGGCCAGGAATCACTACAGCAGGTTTCTTTTGGGGAGTCTGGTCTCAGTCTAGTACTGGATATTAAAGTCAAAGGGGAAGAGGAAGGTCCTGCTATTG AGAGAAAAGACCACTGCTCTGACCATATAGAGAGTCCCTCCACATCAGGAGAATGTGGACAACGGCAGGACATTCTCACAGCTAAGAGCACCTTCTGCTGTTCAGTGTGCGGAAGAGATTGCCAAAAGCTTTCGGCACTGCTAATACATATGAGaatacacacaggagaaaagccaTACACCTGCTCTTTGTGTGAGAAGCAGTTTCGTCAAAAAATACACCTCCGAGATCACCAAAAAgtgcacactggagagaaaccttatgcCTGCCCCAAGTGTGACAAGCGATTTGGTTTTGCTTCAGCCTTGAAAAGACATCAGAAGTTACACACACGATAA
- the LOC105029853 gene encoding zinc finger protein 585A-like isoform X4: MNEDSADPPNPPLSCFTDSNHPKSLVSDCNYSGLNNCSEIPRFNIMVKEEPEDVDDTGESPDFSSSGEALTEPEYRENQHSKQPWVGRSKAHPSNGSRPMRTHTQSEKVPPMCSVCGKAFAYPSKLKRHLRTHTGEKPYQCSVCSKHFSEKKNLQRHQKEHTGEKPFCCSVCGKRFTEAATLNSHLRIHTGEKPHSCSTCGKQFRLIGDRNRHQKGHTRPFSCSVCKKCFTQVKTLNRHIWIHTGEKLHSCSLCGMLFREKGDLNGHQKLHSGEKRFSCSLCGNSFLSSSYLIEHQRTHEGKAQSVELGSQHQVSVAEEESGLSPVPEVRVKEEQEDPAFAERVDHCSNNEASPPTSGELEQHQENHTVEKPYLCMLCGKQFSVKGNLIKHQRRHTGGKLYPCADSGKCFSFVSVLKRHSLSHTGKKPYSCPLSGKHFTTQNLSNHKQTKTGQKRYSCSLCGTTFLKYMAYWRHKRFHTKLNFRDHEQLCTRRKPYSFSLCGMTFSKYMIYWRHKWLRIEESPHSCSVCGKQFCEKDALKKHQKNHAGEKSYSCHICGKSFNFANVLSQHLLTHSEKKPYSCSVCERGFAKAETLSSHFRTHSVEKPHSCSVCGKSFARAQNLRSHLRTHTGEKPHSCSVCGKSFARVQNLKSHLRTHTGEKPHSCSLCGESFARAQSLSSHLLKHTGEKPHSCTVCGKQFAEKGALNKHQKVHTGEKPFSCSVCGKCFSSSSYRNQHQRMHTGVSKAAGQESLQQVSFGESGLSLVLDIKVKGEEEGPAIAERKDHCSDHIESPSTSGECGQRQDILTAKSTFCCSVCGRDCQKLSALLIHMRIHTGEKPYTCSLCEKQFRQKIHLRDHQKVHTGEKPYACPKCDKRFGFASALKRHQKLHTR; encoded by the exons ATGAATGAG GATTCTGCTGACCCACCCAACCCGCCTCTTTCCTGCTTCACTGATTCCAATCACCCAAAGTCACTGGTTTCTGACTGTAATTATAGTGGCCTGAACAACTGCAGTGAAATACCCAGATTTAATATCATGGTCAAAGAGGAGCCTGAAGATGTGGATGATACTG GGGAGAGTCCGGACTTCAGCAGTAGTGGTGAGGCATTGACAGAACCTGAATACCGGGAGAATCAACACTCTAAGCAGCCTTGGGTTGGAAGGAGCAAGGCTCACCCATCTAATGGCAGTAGACCtatgaggacacacacacaatctgaaaAGGTGCCCCcgatgtgttcagtgtgtggaAAAGCATTTGCCTACCCATCCAAACTAAAAAGACacctcagaacacacacaggagagaagccttaccaGTGCTCTGTGTGTAGTAAGCACTTTAGTGAGAAGAAGAACCTGCAAAGACACCAGAAAgaacacacaggagagaagccgtTTTGTTGCTCTGTGTGTGGGAAGAGATTTACAGAAGCAGCAACCCTGAATAGTCACCTCCggatacacactggagagaaacctcaCTCCTGCTCTACATGTGGGAAGCAATTCCGTCTAATTGGGGACAGGAATAGACATCAGAAAGGGCATACTAGACCCTTCAGTTGTTCTGTATGTAAAAAGTGTTTTACCCAAGTGAAAACCTTAAATAGGCATATTTGgatacatacaggagagaaactTCACTCTTGCTCGCTATGTGGGATGCTGTTCCGTGAGAAGGGAGACCTGAATGGACACCAGAAATTACACTCTGGAGAGAAGCGATTCAGTTGCTCCTTGTGTGGGAACAGTTTTCTTTCTTCGTCATATCTCATTGAACATCAGAGAACACACGAAGGAAAGGCTCAATCTGTGGAACTGGGATCACAACATCAGGTGTCTGTAGCTGAAGAGGAGTCCGGTCTCAGTCCAGTACCAGAAGTCAGAGTGAAAGAAGAGCAGGAAGACCCTGCTTTTG CAGAGAGAGTGGACCACTGCTCTAATAATGAAGCCAGTCCCCCTACATCAGGAGAACTTGAACAGCATCAGGAGAACCACACTGTCGAGAAACCCTACCTCTGCATGCTATGCGGAAAGCAATTTAGTGTGAAGGGAAACTTAATCAAACACCAGAGAAGACACACTGGAGGAAAGCTGTACCCCTGCGCAGACAGCgggaaatgtttttcttttgtatcAGTCTTGAAAAGACACTCGCTATCACACACTGGAAAGAAACCTTACTCCTGCCCTCTGTCTGGGAAGCATTTTACCACGCAAAACCTGAGCAATCATAAGCAAACCAAAACTGGACAAAAGCGTTACTCTTGTTCACTGTGTGGAACGACTTTCTTAAAATATATGGCATACTGGAGGCATAAGCGGTTTCACACAAAACTAAACTTCAGAGATCATGAACAATTATGCACCAGACGAAAGCCTTACTCCTTCTCACTGTGTGGAATGACTTTCtcaaaatatatgatatattgGAGACACAAGTGGTTACGCATAGAAGAGAGCCCTCACtcctgttctgtgtgtgggaaGCAGTTCTGTGAAAAGGATGCCTTGAAGAAACATCAGAAAAATCATGCAGGAGAGAAGTCTTACTCCTGCCACATCTGTGGAAAAAGTTTTAATTTTGCTAATGTTTTAAGCCAACATCTGCTTACACACTCAGAAAAGAAACCCTATTCCTGCTCTGTTTGTGAGAGGGGTTTTGCCAAAGCAGAAACATTGAGTAGTCATTTTCGAACTCACAGTGTAGAGAAACCTCACTCCTGCTCTGTCTGTGGAAAGAGTTTTGCCAGAGCACAAAACCTAAGGAGTCACCTTcggacacacacaggagagaaacctcaCTCCTGCTCTGTGTGCGGAAAAAGCTTTGCCAGAGTGCAAAACTTGAAGAGTCACCTTcggacacacacaggggagaaacctCACTCCTGCTCTTTGTGCGGGGAGAGTTTTGCCAGAGCACAATCGTTGAGTAGTCACCTCCTaaaacacacaggagagaaacctcaCTCCTGCACTGTGTGCGGGAAGCAATTTGCTGAGAAGGGAGCCCTGAACAAACACCAGAAAGttcatactggagagaaaccattcagttgctctgtgtgtggaaagtgtttttCGTCATCATCATATCGCAACCAACATCAGAGGATGCATACAGGAGTGAGTAAAGCTGCTGGCCAGGAATCACTACAGCAGGTTTCTTTTGGGGAGTCTGGTCTCAGTCTAGTACTGGATATTAAAGTCAAAGGGGAAGAGGAAGGTCCTGCTATTG CAGAGAGAAAAGACCACTGCTCTGACCATATAGAGAGTCCCTCCACATCAGGAGAATGTGGACAACGGCAGGACATTCTCACAGCTAAGAGCACCTTCTGCTGTTCAGTGTGCGGAAGAGATTGCCAAAAGCTTTCGGCACTGCTAATACATATGAGaatacacacaggagaaaagccaTACACCTGCTCTTTGTGTGAGAAGCAGTTTCGTCAAAAAATACACCTCCGAGATCACCAAAAAgtgcacactggagagaaaccttatgcCTGCCCCAAGTGTGACAAGCGATTTGGTTTTGCTTCAGCCTTGAAAAGACATCAGAAGTTACACACACGATAA
- the LOC105029853 gene encoding zinc finger protein 585A-like isoform X1: protein MLPNSNNQLLAQRPHRLLSGDSADPPNPPLSCFTDSNHPKSLVSDCNYSGLNNCSEIPRFNIMVKEEPEDVDDTGESPDFSSSGEALTEPEYRENQHSKQPWVGRSKAHPSNGSRPMRTHTQSEKVPPMCSVCGKAFAYPSKLKRHLRTHTGEKPYQCSVCSKHFSEKKNLQRHQKEHTGEKPFCCSVCGKRFTEAATLNSHLRIHTGEKPHSCSTCGKQFRLIGDRNRHQKGHTRPFSCSVCKKCFTQVKTLNRHIWIHTGEKLHSCSLCGMLFREKGDLNGHQKLHSGEKRFSCSLCGNSFLSSSYLIEHQRTHEGKAQSVELGSQHQVSVAEEESGLSPVPEVRVKEEQEDPAFAERVDHCSNNEASPPTSGELEQHQENHTVEKPYLCMLCGKQFSVKGNLIKHQRRHTGGKLYPCADSGKCFSFVSVLKRHSLSHTGKKPYSCPLSGKHFTTQNLSNHKQTKTGQKRYSCSLCGTTFLKYMAYWRHKRFHTKLNFRDHEQLCTRRKPYSFSLCGMTFSKYMIYWRHKWLRIEESPHSCSVCGKQFCEKDALKKHQKNHAGEKSYSCHICGKSFNFANVLSQHLLTHSEKKPYSCSVCERGFAKAETLSSHFRTHSVEKPHSCSVCGKSFARAQNLRSHLRTHTGEKPHSCSVCGKSFARVQNLKSHLRTHTGEKPHSCSLCGESFARAQSLSSHLLKHTGEKPHSCTVCGKQFAEKGALNKHQKVHTGEKPFSCSVCGKCFSSSSYRNQHQRMHTGVSKAAGQESLQQVSFGESGLSLVLDIKVKGEEEGPAIAERKDHCSDHIESPSTSGECGQRQDILTAKSTFCCSVCGRDCQKLSALLIHMRIHTGEKPYTCSLCEKQFRQKIHLRDHQKVHTGEKPYACPKCDKRFGFASALKRHQKLHTR from the exons ATGTTGCCTAACTCGAACAATCAACTATTGGCTCAAAGACCACATCGTTTGCTGTCGGGG GATTCTGCTGACCCACCCAACCCGCCTCTTTCCTGCTTCACTGATTCCAATCACCCAAAGTCACTGGTTTCTGACTGTAATTATAGTGGCCTGAACAACTGCAGTGAAATACCCAGATTTAATATCATGGTCAAAGAGGAGCCTGAAGATGTGGATGATACTG GGGAGAGTCCGGACTTCAGCAGTAGTGGTGAGGCATTGACAGAACCTGAATACCGGGAGAATCAACACTCTAAGCAGCCTTGGGTTGGAAGGAGCAAGGCTCACCCATCTAATGGCAGTAGACCtatgaggacacacacacaatctgaaaAGGTGCCCCcgatgtgttcagtgtgtggaAAAGCATTTGCCTACCCATCCAAACTAAAAAGACacctcagaacacacacaggagagaagccttaccaGTGCTCTGTGTGTAGTAAGCACTTTAGTGAGAAGAAGAACCTGCAAAGACACCAGAAAgaacacacaggagagaagccgtTTTGTTGCTCTGTGTGTGGGAAGAGATTTACAGAAGCAGCAACCCTGAATAGTCACCTCCggatacacactggagagaaacctcaCTCCTGCTCTACATGTGGGAAGCAATTCCGTCTAATTGGGGACAGGAATAGACATCAGAAAGGGCATACTAGACCCTTCAGTTGTTCTGTATGTAAAAAGTGTTTTACCCAAGTGAAAACCTTAAATAGGCATATTTGgatacatacaggagagaaactTCACTCTTGCTCGCTATGTGGGATGCTGTTCCGTGAGAAGGGAGACCTGAATGGACACCAGAAATTACACTCTGGAGAGAAGCGATTCAGTTGCTCCTTGTGTGGGAACAGTTTTCTTTCTTCGTCATATCTCATTGAACATCAGAGAACACACGAAGGAAAGGCTCAATCTGTGGAACTGGGATCACAACATCAGGTGTCTGTAGCTGAAGAGGAGTCCGGTCTCAGTCCAGTACCAGAAGTCAGAGTGAAAGAAGAGCAGGAAGACCCTGCTTTTG CAGAGAGAGTGGACCACTGCTCTAATAATGAAGCCAGTCCCCCTACATCAGGAGAACTTGAACAGCATCAGGAGAACCACACTGTCGAGAAACCCTACCTCTGCATGCTATGCGGAAAGCAATTTAGTGTGAAGGGAAACTTAATCAAACACCAGAGAAGACACACTGGAGGAAAGCTGTACCCCTGCGCAGACAGCgggaaatgtttttcttttgtatcAGTCTTGAAAAGACACTCGCTATCACACACTGGAAAGAAACCTTACTCCTGCCCTCTGTCTGGGAAGCATTTTACCACGCAAAACCTGAGCAATCATAAGCAAACCAAAACTGGACAAAAGCGTTACTCTTGTTCACTGTGTGGAACGACTTTCTTAAAATATATGGCATACTGGAGGCATAAGCGGTTTCACACAAAACTAAACTTCAGAGATCATGAACAATTATGCACCAGACGAAAGCCTTACTCCTTCTCACTGTGTGGAATGACTTTCtcaaaatatatgatatattgGAGACACAAGTGGTTACGCATAGAAGAGAGCCCTCACtcctgttctgtgtgtgggaaGCAGTTCTGTGAAAAGGATGCCTTGAAGAAACATCAGAAAAATCATGCAGGAGAGAAGTCTTACTCCTGCCACATCTGTGGAAAAAGTTTTAATTTTGCTAATGTTTTAAGCCAACATCTGCTTACACACTCAGAAAAGAAACCCTATTCCTGCTCTGTTTGTGAGAGGGGTTTTGCCAAAGCAGAAACATTGAGTAGTCATTTTCGAACTCACAGTGTAGAGAAACCTCACTCCTGCTCTGTCTGTGGAAAGAGTTTTGCCAGAGCACAAAACCTAAGGAGTCACCTTcggacacacacaggagagaaacctcaCTCCTGCTCTGTGTGCGGAAAAAGCTTTGCCAGAGTGCAAAACTTGAAGAGTCACCTTcggacacacacaggggagaaacctCACTCCTGCTCTTTGTGCGGGGAGAGTTTTGCCAGAGCACAATCGTTGAGTAGTCACCTCCTaaaacacacaggagagaaacctcaCTCCTGCACTGTGTGCGGGAAGCAATTTGCTGAGAAGGGAGCCCTGAACAAACACCAGAAAGttcatactggagagaaaccattcagttgctctgtgtgtggaaagtgtttttCGTCATCATCATATCGCAACCAACATCAGAGGATGCATACAGGAGTGAGTAAAGCTGCTGGCCAGGAATCACTACAGCAGGTTTCTTTTGGGGAGTCTGGTCTCAGTCTAGTACTGGATATTAAAGTCAAAGGGGAAGAGGAAGGTCCTGCTATTG CAGAGAGAAAAGACCACTGCTCTGACCATATAGAGAGTCCCTCCACATCAGGAGAATGTGGACAACGGCAGGACATTCTCACAGCTAAGAGCACCTTCTGCTGTTCAGTGTGCGGAAGAGATTGCCAAAAGCTTTCGGCACTGCTAATACATATGAGaatacacacaggagaaaagccaTACACCTGCTCTTTGTGTGAGAAGCAGTTTCGTCAAAAAATACACCTCCGAGATCACCAAAAAgtgcacactggagagaaaccttatgcCTGCCCCAAGTGTGACAAGCGATTTGGTTTTGCTTCAGCCTTGAAAAGACATCAGAAGTTACACACACGATAA